In the Candidatus Poribacteria bacterium genome, one interval contains:
- a CDS encoding type II secretion system F family protein, which yields MARFRFSARDKKGMLRRGTIEAETVSSLVRQLRDRGLRVMSVSPIGHKPGSGSVLRRIVLIKSKVKPKDLAIFTRQFAMMLEAGVDIVKSLSIIEEQTDHVTLKEVIGEIREEVERGRSLAEAMGMYPKVFDRFYIHMMEAAQTSGSYENVLMDIATDIEKRERIKGKVKSSLMPSLTTLGFALMLCFSLIRFVVPQFVDLYNGVVNLPRPTQILLDVSRFIQGRGGAILLLGIISTAIILKKAISNGTGRYIWDEMKFKMPLFGPLIRKIAIGHFARTLGLLLGNGVDYLLALDIVANASKNVFLSQILRRARDQVNRGMLLSKSLMESGIFPPMVIQMISSGEEAARLPEMLERISRICEEEIDRSVERLSGMVIPIMTLIIGAIVGGILLSLYLP from the coding sequence ATGGCGAGGTTTAGATTTTCCGCCAGGGATAAAAAAGGAATGCTGAGGAGGGGAACCATCGAGGCGGAAACTGTTTCCTCACTCGTGAGACAGCTTAGGGATAGGGGACTGCGCGTGATGTCCGTCTCACCCATAGGACATAAACCCGGATCAGGCTCCGTCCTGAGGAGGATCGTTCTCATCAAATCTAAGGTCAAGCCCAAGGATCTGGCGATCTTCACCAGACAGTTCGCCATGATGCTTGAAGCAGGTGTAGATATCGTCAAATCGCTTTCGATCATAGAGGAACAGACGGATCATGTGACGCTGAAGGAGGTTATAGGTGAAATCAGAGAGGAGGTGGAGAGAGGACGGTCGCTTGCGGAGGCGATGGGGATGTACCCGAAGGTGTTCGACCGTTTCTACATCCACATGATGGAGGCGGCTCAAACCAGCGGCTCCTACGAGAACGTGCTTATGGATATAGCGACCGATATCGAGAAAAGGGAGAGGATAAAGGGCAAGGTGAAATCATCCCTGATGCCCTCTCTGACAACTCTCGGGTTCGCCTTAATGCTCTGTTTCAGCCTCATAAGGTTCGTCGTCCCTCAATTCGTGGACCTCTATAACGGCGTCGTCAATCTGCCCAGACCGACTCAGATCCTTCTGGACGTGAGCCGATTCATACAGGGACGAGGAGGAGCGATTCTCCTTCTGGGAATTATATCGACAGCCATCATCCTCAAAAAGGCCATATCGAACGGGACAGGAAGATACATATGGGATGAGATGAAGTTCAAGATGCCCCTTTTCGGCCCCCTGATAAGGAAGATCGCCATAGGTCATTTCGCCAGGACCCTGGGATTGCTCTTGGGAAACGGCGTGGATTATCTCCTTGCTCTGGACATCGTCGCCAATGCCTCTAAGAACGTCTTCCTATCCCAGATCCTGCGACGGGCCAGGGATCAGGTTAACAGGGGAATGCTCCTATCCAAGTCGCTCATGGAAAGCGGCATCTTCCCGCCCATGGTCATACAGATGATCTCATCGGGCGAGGAGGCGGCGAGACTTCCGGAGATGCTCGAGAGGATATCCCGCATATGTGAGGAGGAGATAGATAGATCGGTTGAAAGGTTGAGCGGGATGGTGATCCCGATCATGACTCTGATCATCGGCGCTATAGTGGGCGGCATACTGCTGAGCCTCTATCTGCCATGA
- the tadA gene encoding Flp pilus assembly complex ATPase component TadA, whose translation MGKAALNKKYEEVLRKRKLLTEEQIERALIEGTRRGEYLHQVVVDMHLLDATTALQAASEEWGIGYVELIDEELDPDVVKLFPEAMARRLISIPIGRDDGTLSVAMADPFDLFALREMEIRTHSKLKIQPYLALPSEIKRKLEEIYGRESEEVVYDFLLQDELDEIREIEEYLEEEEEQGAEIDLMGSAIEETQRSYVIRLVWKIILQAIKEGASDIHIEPFPRESAVRFRVDGSLQYKRPIPRPLHNAVISRIKILSKMNIAEKRLPQDGRIGLKVGPRKVELRVSVIPAVYGESVVMRILDKSRAIMPLSELGFSDENLRTFEEMIRKPYGMILVSGPTGSGKSTTLFSALNTIKRPELKILTVEDPVEYNLEGIVQVQVKEEIGLTFARVLRSFLRQDPDVIMIGEMRDQETASIAIRAALTGHLVFSTIHTNDASSSVTRLVDLGIDPFLVADSVLLVVAQRLVRRICDNCREEIEPTGEMLDLLREHRIPLEDLHISRGRGCKRCNFTGLKGRTAIHELLVVDEEIKELILKGKTAMEIKEFARIEKGMRTLREDGFGKVAKGITTFEEVISRTLE comes from the coding sequence TTGGGAAAGGCAGCGCTGAACAAAAAATATGAGGAGGTGCTCAGAAAGAGGAAGTTGCTCACCGAGGAGCAGATAGAGAGGGCTCTAATCGAGGGAACAAGGCGCGGGGAATATCTACATCAAGTGGTTGTCGATATGCACCTGCTCGATGCCACTACCGCCCTTCAGGCCGCCTCGGAGGAATGGGGGATAGGATATGTGGAGCTCATAGACGAAGAGCTCGATCCCGATGTGGTTAAACTCTTCCCCGAGGCGATGGCCAGAAGGTTGATCAGCATACCCATAGGTAGAGACGATGGGACGCTTTCGGTGGCGATGGCCGATCCCTTCGATCTCTTCGCCCTGAGGGAGATGGAGATCAGAACACATTCAAAGCTGAAAATACAACCCTACCTAGCTCTGCCCTCAGAGATAAAGAGAAAACTGGAGGAGATATATGGAAGGGAAAGCGAGGAAGTGGTCTACGACTTCCTCCTTCAAGATGAGCTTGATGAAATAAGGGAGATCGAGGAGTACCTTGAGGAAGAGGAGGAACAGGGAGCGGAGATCGATCTTATGGGGTCCGCCATAGAGGAGACACAACGGTCATACGTGATAAGGCTCGTCTGGAAGATAATCCTTCAAGCTATCAAGGAGGGAGCAAGCGACATACACATCGAGCCTTTCCCCAGGGAATCGGCCGTCAGGTTCAGAGTGGATGGCAGCCTGCAATATAAACGTCCTATTCCCAGGCCGCTCCATAACGCCGTCATATCCAGGATCAAGATCCTCTCCAAGATGAATATAGCCGAAAAGAGGCTTCCGCAGGACGGTAGAATAGGGCTCAAGGTAGGGCCGAGAAAGGTGGAGCTGAGGGTATCCGTCATACCCGCCGTTTATGGCGAAAGCGTTGTTATGAGGATACTGGATAAAAGCAGGGCTATAATGCCGCTTTCGGAGCTCGGATTCAGCGATGAGAACCTGAGGACGTTCGAGGAAATGATAAGGAAGCCCTATGGAATGATACTCGTCAGCGGCCCGACCGGAAGCGGTAAATCCACCACCCTCTTCTCAGCGCTCAACACCATAAAGAGGCCGGAGCTGAAGATACTGACCGTGGAAGACCCTGTTGAGTATAACCTCGAGGGGATAGTGCAGGTGCAGGTCAAGGAGGAGATCGGCCTGACCTTCGCCAGAGTGCTCAGATCCTTCCTCAGACAGGACCCCGACGTAATAATGATCGGTGAGATGAGGGATCAGGAGACGGCCTCCATAGCCATAAGGGCAGCCCTGACCGGACATCTGGTCTTCAGCACCATCCATACCAACGACGCCTCCAGCAGCGTCACGAGGCTGGTAGACCTCGGCATCGATCCATTTCTCGTCGCCGATTCGGTGTTGCTCGTTGTAGCCCAGAGGCTGGTGCGGAGGATATGCGATAACTGTAGGGAGGAGATCGAGCCCACCGGTGAGATGCTCGATCTGCTGAGAGAACATAGGATTCCGCTGGAAGATCTGCATATATCCAGGGGAAGAGGATGTAAGAGGTGTAATTTCACGGGACTGAAAGGGAGAACAGCCATACATGAGCTCCTCGTGGTGGATGAGGAGATAAAAGAGCTTATCCTCAAGGGAAAAACCGCTATGGAGATCAAGGAGTTCGCCAGGATCGAAAAGGGCATGAGAACGCTCAGGGAGGACGGATTCGGAAAGGTCGCAAAGGGGATAACGACCTTTGAGGAAGTGATAAGCAGAACTCTGGAGTGA
- a CDS encoding class I SAM-dependent methyltransferase has product MSSGPIVRHVIAALSSYEVFRDYRSGRIPYEDYLNWLEANAEDLERAVGGRRTLRFLASRYPPDFEANAEAIFEDLLREGFIQDRPDRNKFKRFRSSMEELFDHDGLRTYIHPDEAQLAYMLSMAVKPKRMVAMGSYYGYWAIWALPGVSEGRGEALLIDPNPGVCDLAERNLKRLGYDKIAAVIRDKAENVIPDLPADVDLAMLDADGDHSYPSIYRGKGIYALLAELIAPRMKEGGLLIVHNDYLPEVGANRLSKPFLEPLCSRIELFHEVCRRHFSRGYVAPTPDGFGVYRR; this is encoded by the coding sequence ATGAGTTCAGGACCGATCGTTAGGCACGTGATCGCGGCCCTTTCATCATATGAGGTCTTCCGGGATTATCGATCGGGCCGGATACCATATGAGGATTACCTCAACTGGCTCGAGGCGAACGCCGAGGATCTGGAGAGAGCGGTCGGCGGCCGACGAACTCTCCGCTTTCTGGCCTCCCGCTATCCCCCCGATTTCGAGGCCAATGCTGAGGCTATCTTTGAAGATCTGCTCCGGGAGGGATTCATCCAAGACCGCCCGGATAGGAATAAGTTCAAACGATTCCGCTCCAGTATGGAGGAGCTCTTCGATCATGATGGGCTTAGAACCTATATCCATCCGGATGAGGCACAGTTGGCTTATATGCTTTCCATGGCGGTGAAACCGAAACGGATGGTGGCGATGGGTTCCTACTATGGCTATTGGGCGATCTGGGCGCTTCCCGGGGTGTCCGAGGGAAGGGGAGAAGCCCTGTTGATAGATCCAAACCCCGGGGTGTGCGATCTCGCTGAGCGGAACCTAAAGCGGCTCGGCTACGATAAGATAGCCGCCGTCATCAGGGACAAAGCCGAGAACGTGATCCCCGATCTTCCGGCGGATGTGGATCTCGCTATGCTGGACGCTGATGGAGATCATTCCTATCCCTCCATCTATCGAGGGAAGGGGATATATGCGCTCCTGGCGGAGCTCATAGCACCCCGTATGAAAGAAGGCGGATTGCTCATCGTGCATAACGATTATCTTCCGGAGGTGGGAGCGAATCGGCTGTCAAAACCGTTCCTTGAACCTCTATGTTCTCGAATTGAGCTTTTTCACGAGGTATGCCGCAGACATTTCAGCCGGGGTTATGTGGCACCGACCCCGGACGGATTCGGGGTGTACCGAAGATGA
- a CDS encoding SpoIIE family protein phosphatase, with the protein MTTISMLKKAALFHEVPDEVLEHLAFSSQVLEYSPGDVLIEQGDPGDALYLVIEGSVRILRDGVEITQRGAGECIGEMALIDNAPRSASVVAAEPMRAIRITRDDFWRMIEEYPSVARRLLRLLTSRIRQDTLRQMEVLQEKAKREQDLKRAAEIQKNMLPSGELRVGDLHLWGTCVPAETVGGDYFDYIALPNGKVCCIIADGRGHGIDAALLVALIRSALHTQIRIDPSPTAVMETLEQVVIDAGRRTHAYVTCCYVLFEDDVFHYVNAGHPYPLLCRGKEIIELEATNMPLGFGYLDPHPYDFVTVEWLSGDGLMMYSDGIVESESPEGDLFGFERLFNLVASCHCDPPHRLGRKILDVLNEFRGGKPPADDITILLAKRERR; encoded by the coding sequence ATGACTACGATTTCGATGCTTAAGAAGGCAGCACTCTTTCATGAGGTGCCGGACGAAGTCCTAGAACATCTCGCCTTCTCCTCTCAGGTATTGGAATATTCGCCGGGTGACGTGCTTATCGAGCAGGGCGATCCCGGCGATGCTCTCTATCTGGTGATCGAGGGCAGCGTGAGAATACTCCGCGATGGGGTGGAGATCACACAGAGAGGTGCCGGCGAGTGCATAGGGGAAATGGCCCTGATAGATAATGCGCCTAGAAGCGCATCGGTGGTTGCTGCTGAGCCCATGAGAGCCATTCGGATCACAAGGGATGATTTCTGGAGGATGATCGAGGAATATCCGAGCGTCGCCCGTCGTCTTTTACGTCTGTTAACCTCCAGGATAAGGCAGGATACGCTTCGCCAGATGGAGGTATTGCAGGAGAAGGCAAAGCGGGAACAGGATCTGAAACGGGCGGCTGAGATCCAGAAAAATATGTTGCCGTCGGGTGAGCTCAGGGTCGGCGATCTGCATCTATGGGGCACCTGCGTGCCTGCTGAGACGGTCGGAGGCGATTACTTCGACTACATCGCTCTGCCCAACGGAAAGGTATGTTGCATAATAGCTGACGGCAGGGGGCACGGGATAGATGCCGCTTTGCTCGTAGCACTTATAAGAAGTGCCCTGCACACGCAGATCAGAATCGACCCGTCTCCGACCGCCGTGATGGAAACCCTCGAACAGGTTGTCATAGATGCCGGTAGAAGAACCCATGCTTACGTGACCTGCTGCTATGTGCTTTTTGAAGATGATGTGTTCCACTACGTCAACGCTGGACATCCATATCCGCTTCTTTGTAGAGGCAAGGAGATCATCGAACTGGAAGCCACAAATATGCCTCTTGGCTTCGGATACCTCGATCCCCACCCCTACGACTTCGTAACTGTGGAGTGGTTGAGCGGCGACGGACTGATGATGTATTCAGACGGTATAGTTGAATCCGAAAGCCCTGAAGGGGATCTCTTCGGGTTTGAGAGGCTCTTCAACCTTGTGGCCAGCTGCCACTGTGATCCACCCCATAGATTGGGACGCAAAATACTCGATGTCCTGAACGAGTTCAGAGGTGGCAAACCTCCGGCCGACGATATAACCATACTCCTGGCTAAGCGCGAGAGGAGATAA
- the pilO gene encoding type 4a pilus biogenesis protein PilO: MFLNVLKRSLIYMLMWAITMFSFYLIVWKPNVEEIEALGRQISINRKSLSMIQKQIKEAPEINEEELNMIEKSLDLFLARIPAEVDLPDILERVRELGIRRHGLRINSLSDVRSVKVADKKGGYSKAIYRLIAEGDFRGMVGFIRDLESSQRLISIESFSIKARELDLMFAVLYCPIKAEVKSDGETR; encoded by the coding sequence ATGTTCCTGAATGTTTTGAAGAGGTCTCTTATATACATGCTCATGTGGGCCATAACGATGTTCTCCTTCTACCTCATCGTGTGGAAGCCAAATGTGGAGGAGATCGAGGCGCTTGGAAGGCAGATCTCGATCAACCGGAAGAGCCTGAGCATGATACAGAAACAGATAAAGGAGGCCCCTGAGATCAACGAGGAGGAGCTCAATATGATTGAGAAATCCCTCGACCTGTTCCTGGCCAGAATACCAGCCGAGGTGGATCTGCCAGATATACTGGAAAGGGTGAGAGAGTTGGGGATCCGGAGACACGGGCTACGGATAAACTCCCTATCCGATGTGAGATCGGTCAAGGTGGCGGATAAAAAGGGGGGGTATTCAAAGGCCATATACAGGCTCATCGCTGAGGGCGATTTCAGAGGAATGGTAGGATTCATACGGGATTTGGAGAGCTCCCAGAGGCTCATCTCGATCGAATCCTTCTCCATAAAGGCAAGGGAGCTCGATCTGATGTTCGCCGTCCTCTACTGTCCGATTAAGGCGGAGGTGAAATCGGATGGTGAGACTCGATAA
- a CDS encoding DUF5010 domain-containing protein codes for MRNLLLLLLTGLGLHVAKPGLERMTEPPGRFIDLKPDDIKPARAFRDDEPVVGTFFFYWYDYPSKAHFINPDGTDALVDHPVYPEMVSYKSSRWWRKELLDVMDAGIDFIAPVYWGVPGHPEGWSIKGLPPLVQAWDSLRSEGRQPPQIALFYDTSTLRHNPDGVHADLASEEGKRWFYATVRDFFSLIPPRCWMMRKGGPVIFLYSAAFAARQDPEAIPYLKRRFKEDFACEPFVVKEISWQGDADAVYAWGGALKPRIHSVASIGPGYDHHAVPGRKPLVVDREGGDFYRRAWEEVLAIDPERRPRMVMIETWNELHEGTDICETKEHGRGYIELTRHYVEMYRYPVSCFSLYTARPLSDP; via the coding sequence ATGAGGAACTTGCTCCTTCTGCTTTTGACGGGCCTCGGACTCCATGTGGCAAAACCGGGGCTGGAAAGGATGACGGAGCCGCCGGGGAGATTCATCGACCTTAAACCCGATGATATCAAACCGGCGAGAGCCTTCAGAGATGATGAGCCGGTCGTGGGCACCTTCTTCTTCTACTGGTACGATTACCCCTCCAAGGCCCATTTCATCAATCCCGACGGGACAGACGCCTTGGTCGATCATCCCGTGTATCCCGAGATGGTAAGCTACAAATCCAGCAGATGGTGGAGGAAGGAGCTGCTGGACGTGATGGATGCGGGGATAGACTTCATAGCGCCCGTCTATTGGGGCGTTCCGGGGCATCCTGAGGGATGGAGTATCAAGGGTCTTCCCCCGCTCGTTCAAGCCTGGGATTCCCTCCGTTCAGAGGGTAGGCAGCCCCCTCAGATAGCCCTTTTCTACGACACGAGCACGCTTAGGCATAATCCCGATGGGGTTCACGCCGATCTGGCGAGTGAGGAAGGGAAAAGGTGGTTCTATGCGACCGTGCGGGATTTCTTCAGCCTTATACCGCCGCGATGCTGGATGATGAGAAAGGGCGGACCGGTTATCTTTCTCTACAGCGCAGCTTTCGCCGCGAGACAGGACCCTGAGGCGATACCTTATCTCAAGAGGCGTTTCAAGGAGGATTTCGCCTGTGAACCCTTTGTGGTGAAGGAGATCTCCTGGCAGGGGGATGCGGATGCGGTTTATGCATGGGGAGGAGCGCTGAAGCCCAGGATCCATTCCGTAGCATCCATCGGCCCGGGGTATGATCATCATGCCGTTCCAGGCCGAAAACCGCTCGTTGTAGATCGTGAGGGCGGGGATTTCTACAGACGGGCATGGGAGGAGGTGCTGGCGATCGATCCGGAGAGAAGGCCTAGAATGGTAATGATAGAGACGTGGAACGAGTTACATGAAGGGACGGATATATGCGAGACAAAGGAACACGGCAGGGGATACATAGAACTTACAAGGCATTACGTCGAGATGTACCGATATCCCGTTTCCTGTTTCTCGTTATATACCGCTCGGCCGCTATCAGATCCCTGA
- a CDS encoding type IV pilus twitching motility protein PilT, which translates to MKKELDFAFGVEGLARFRVNLFRQRGTPAAVLRLIPFKVRGIRELSLPPVVADLAMKPRGLILVVGPTGSGKSTTLAAMIDHINSNARKHIITIEDPIEFWHEDKLSYISQRQVGQDTASFYDGLKYALREDPDVILIGELRDLETTMAAISAAETGHLVLTTLHTIGADQTVDRIIDMYPAQQQEQIRIQLSMTLQGVLSHALLPRKDGRGRVLALEIMVATPAIRSLIREGKTHLINAQIQTGGEFGMQTLDQALRKLYLRGLISYETAMGMARNPEELARMLRGAIGWERQR; encoded by the coding sequence ATGAAGAAGGAGCTCGACTTTGCCTTCGGCGTGGAGGGACTGGCCCGGTTCAGAGTCAATCTGTTTCGTCAGCGAGGAACTCCGGCGGCCGTGTTGAGGCTTATACCGTTCAAGGTGAGGGGGATAAGAGAGCTCAGCCTGCCCCCGGTCGTAGCCGATCTGGCCATGAAGCCCAGAGGGCTTATACTGGTGGTCGGCCCGACAGGGAGCGGCAAATCCACCACGCTGGCGGCGATGATAGACCATATCAATTCCAACGCCCGGAAACATATCATCACCATCGAAGACCCGATAGAATTCTGGCATGAGGACAAGCTCAGCTACATCAGCCAGAGACAGGTGGGACAGGACACTGCCTCCTTTTACGACGGGCTGAAATACGCCCTTCGGGAGGATCCCGATGTGATCCTGATAGGTGAGCTGAGGGACTTGGAGACGACCATGGCAGCTATAAGTGCTGCTGAGACCGGCCATCTCGTCCTAACTACACTGCATACCATCGGGGCAGATCAGACGGTGGACAGGATCATAGATATGTACCCTGCCCAGCAGCAGGAACAGATCAGAATTCAGCTCTCAATGACGCTCCAAGGGGTGCTATCTCACGCTCTCTTGCCCAGGAAGGATGGCAGGGGTAGGGTGCTGGCTCTGGAGATAATGGTGGCCACCCCAGCCATAAGGAGCCTCATAAGGGAGGGTAAAACCCACCTGATCAATGCTCAGATACAGACCGGAGGGGAGTTCGGAATGCAGACGCTGGATCAAGCGTTGAGAAAACTATATCTGCGGGGACTGATCAGCTATGAGACGGCTATGGGAATGGCGAGAAATCCTGAGGAATTGGCGAGGATGCTCCGGGGGGCGATAGGTTGGGAAAGGCAGCGCTGA
- a CDS encoding PilN domain-containing protein: MKVVEVNLLPPEYAPESPYSVRNIIILLLSFLILGFLILIALQLVALKERYVAENVRLVTAINAFKKEKGKLDSLLERKSELEKRFEMVREALGRRRTWADKLTDIWRAIPDGIWLQGIYLRGVESQGIPSLRISASALDLGRIEKFIRRLKRSPYFKGVISISVNRQTTSGGGFYNFELKLPLKEDSTGQLPLTR, encoded by the coding sequence ATGAAGGTAGTAGAGGTAAATCTGCTTCCACCTGAATATGCGCCTGAAAGCCCATATAGTGTGAGGAACATAATCATACTCCTCCTCTCATTCCTGATACTCGGTTTCCTCATACTCATCGCCTTGCAACTTGTGGCGTTAAAGGAGAGATACGTGGCGGAGAACGTGAGGTTGGTTACAGCGATTAACGCCTTCAAGAAGGAGAAGGGGAAATTGGACTCCCTTCTCGAAAGGAAATCCGAGCTGGAGAAAAGATTCGAGATGGTGAGGGAGGCTTTAGGGAGGAGAAGGACATGGGCGGATAAGCTCACCGATATCTGGAGGGCAATACCGGATGGGATATGGCTTCAAGGCATATATCTGCGCGGGGTGGAATCGCAGGGAATACCATCGCTCAGGATATCGGCTTCCGCCCTCGACCTTGGACGTATAGAGAAGTTCATCCGACGGCTTAAAAGGTCGCCGTATTTTAAGGGGGTTATCTCCATCTCCGTGAATCGTCAAACCACCTCAGGGGGTGGCTTCTATAATTTCGAGTTGAAGCTTCCGCTCAAAGAAGATTCAACAGGCCAGCTTCCACTTACAAGGTAG
- a CDS encoding GAF domain-containing protein: MRRDKEFLEMISSVLYEAEDIDLLLQRIGTLASDLVSAEGSSILIFSDDRSHLYFKHSRGKTAPILRRIKVSSGIAWWVAQTGESAIVNDVESDSRFTGEVDRITGLRTRNLICVPLKEGDKVIGVIEVINKVGDGGFIREDLELLEMLARQVAVAITFAERLERYRNFFSNSIEIFVKAIETIGVRRGIMFPGHCWRIAEASTFMGQLLGVNGKELDRLYYGAALHDIGILECRDEVWEPVLEEPWQSLKNHPVAGANMIREIKLLADSSPIIRHHHENFDGTGYPDGLEGEKIPIGARIVSVAERYEELLLNSSQTNGSRRTIVDKMEEMAGKELDPGIVGIFLSEILRVRGD, from the coding sequence ATGAGAAGGGATAAGGAGTTTCTAGAGATGATATCATCCGTCCTTTATGAGGCGGAGGATATCGATCTGCTTCTGCAGAGGATAGGGACTTTAGCCAGCGATCTGGTATCCGCCGAGGGTTCATCGATCCTTATCTTCAGCGATGATAGATCTCACCTCTATTTCAAGCACTCCAGAGGCAAAACGGCACCCATCCTGAGAAGAATCAAAGTGAGTTCCGGAATCGCATGGTGGGTCGCTCAAACCGGCGAATCGGCAATCGTTAACGACGTGGAATCGGACTCCAGATTCACCGGAGAGGTGGACAGGATCACAGGGCTTAGGACACGAAATCTGATATGCGTTCCCCTGAAGGAGGGGGACAAGGTCATAGGCGTGATAGAGGTGATAAACAAAGTCGGAGATGGAGGATTCATCCGAGAGGATCTGGAACTGTTGGAGATGCTGGCCCGTCAGGTGGCCGTCGCAATTACGTTCGCCGAGAGGCTAGAGCGATATCGGAACTTCTTCTCAAACTCGATAGAGATATTCGTCAAGGCGATCGAAACGATCGGGGTGAGGAGGGGGATAATGTTCCCCGGGCACTGCTGGAGGATCGCCGAGGCATCCACCTTCATGGGACAGCTCCTGGGGGTAAACGGGAAAGAGCTCGACAGACTCTATTACGGCGCCGCGCTGCACGACATAGGCATACTCGAATGTCGGGATGAGGTATGGGAACCGGTGCTGGAGGAGCCCTGGCAGAGCCTTAAAAACCATCCGGTCGCAGGTGCGAACATGATCAGGGAGATCAAACTCCTGGCCGATTCATCCCCCATAATCAGACATCATCACGAGAACTTCGACGGAACCGGTTATCCGGACGGGTTGGAGGGCGAGAAGATACCCATAGGTGCCAGGATAGTCTCCGTGGCCGAGAGGTATGAGGAGCTGCTGCTCAATTCCTCTCAGACGAACGGCTCGAGGAGGACGATCGTGGATAAAATGGAGGAGATGGCAGGCAAAGAGCTTGACCCCGGGATTGTTGGGATATTCCTCTCAGAGATTCTGAGGGTGAGGGGAGATTAG
- a CDS encoding Gfo/Idh/MocA family oxidoreductase: MGKVKLGFIGAGVRAQLLHMASYREIEGCELVALSDDRVRSAQVAAQKYGIGKIYRDYSEMLDKEKPDGVVVSTDFRSHHILLPDVIKRGIPVLADIPIAASVETAERLVEMADKAEAPCHLGYIRKFDPAVEMAKKTVEDWRRSGECGRITYVRITMPFREWPYGRMTGETFGITPEPIPDYVSPGLESLYLRFITFYIGQINLLRYLIGEGIRVDYIDPNDALVVMISESGVTCSLEMAQYGLRNRWEEFYKICFEDGKIDLKLAAPLSKDASDILIYRGKSGEFLRPDLPRYPAAVRMAEHFINSILFETQPLSTFKDGLRDLIAAERYITRNRKRDIGTSRRNAL, encoded by the coding sequence ATGGGAAAGGTGAAATTGGGATTCATAGGCGCGGGCGTAAGAGCTCAGCTGCTGCATATGGCCAGCTATAGGGAGATAGAGGGGTGTGAGTTGGTCGCTTTATCGGACGATAGAGTAAGATCGGCTCAAGTGGCCGCTCAAAAATACGGTATCGGGAAGATCTACCGGGATTACAGTGAGATGCTCGATAAGGAGAAACCGGATGGCGTGGTGGTAAGCACGGATTTCAGATCCCATCATATCCTTTTGCCCGATGTGATTAAAAGGGGGATACCGGTGCTGGCCGATATTCCCATAGCCGCATCGGTTGAAACGGCCGAGCGCCTTGTCGAGATGGCGGACAAAGCGGAAGCCCCATGCCATCTCGGATACATCAGGAAATTCGATCCAGCGGTGGAGATGGCTAAAAAAACGGTGGAGGACTGGAGGAGATCGGGGGAATGCGGGAGGATCACATATGTGAGAATCACCATGCCCTTCAGAGAATGGCCCTATGGGAGGATGACGGGGGAGACGTTTGGGATAACGCCTGAGCCGATACCCGATTATGTGTCGCCAGGACTTGAGTCCCTTTATCTCAGATTCATCACCTTCTATATCGGACAGATAAACCTATTGAGATACCTGATAGGTGAGGGGATAAGGGTAGATTACATCGATCCGAACGATGCTTTGGTCGTGATGATCTCAGAAAGCGGGGTCACCTGCTCGCTCGAGATGGCCCAATACGGCCTCAGAAACAGATGGGAGGAGTTCTACAAGATATGTTTTGAGGACGGCAAGATAGACCTGAAACTCGCCGCTCCGCTTTCAAAGGATGCGAGCGACATCCTGATATATAGGGGCAAATCGGGTGAATTCCTAAGGCCGGATCTCCCACGCTATCCTGCCGCCGTGAGGATGGCCGAGCATTTCATAAACTCCATACTCTTCGAAACTCAGCCCCTATCAACTTTTAAGGACGGCCTCAGGGATCTGATAGCGGCCGAGCGGTATATAACGAGAAACAGGAAACGGGATATCGGTACATCTCGACGTAATGCCTTGTAA